One part of the Kryptolebias marmoratus isolate JLee-2015 linkage group LG13, ASM164957v2, whole genome shotgun sequence genome encodes these proteins:
- the LOC108233842 gene encoding flotillin-2a isoform X1, whose product MGNCHTVGPNEALVVSGGCCGSDKKTYVVGGWAWAWWLISDIQRITLEIMTLQPKCEDVETAEGVAITVTGVAQVKVMVDDELLGYACEQFLGKSVIEIKSVILQTLEGHLRAILGTLTVEQIYQDRDKFATLVREVAAPDVGRMGIEILSFTIKDVYDKVEYLSSLGKTQTAAVQRDADIGVAEAERDAGIREAECKKEMMDVKFIADTKMADSKRELEMQKASFNQEVNTKKAEAQLAYELQAAKEQQKIRLEEIEIEVVQRKKQIMIEEKEIDRTEKELIATVKRPAEAEAYKMQQLAEGQKIKKVLTAQAEAEKIRCIGEAEAASIEAVGKAEAEKMRLKAEAYQQYGDAAKTALVLEALPKIASKVAAPLSKTNEIVILSGESSRVTGEVTRLLAELPVSVNALTGVDLTKIPLLQKMTSPQCQAAM is encoded by the exons ATGGGAAACTGTCACACCGTCGGACCAAACGAGGCCCTGGTGGTTTCAG GTGGCTGCTGTGGTTCTGATAAGAAGACGTATGTGGTTGGAGGCTGGGCATGGGCTTGGTGGCTCATCTCTGACATCCAGAG GATAACGCTTGAGATTATGACCCTGCAGCCCAAGTGTGAGGATGTAGAGACAGCGGAGGGTGTAGCTATTACTGTCACTGGGGTGGCTCAG GTGAAGGTGATGGTAGACGATGAGCTGCTGGGTTATGCCTGTGAACAGTTCCTGGGCAAGTCGGTGATAGAGATCAAGAGCGTCATCCTGCAGACCCTCGAGGGTCACCTACGTGCTATTCTTG GAACCCTCACTGTTGAGCAGATTTACCAAGACAGAGACAAATTTGCCACTTTAGTGCGAGAGGTGGCGGCTCCGGATGTTGGCCGCATGGGCATCGAGATCCTCAGCTTCACCATCAAA GATGTCTATGATAAAGTGGAGTACCTGAGCTCATTGGGTAAAACTCAGACGGCTGCAGTACAGAGGGACGCAGACATCGGAGTggcagaggcagagagagatgctggcatcagg GAAGCTGAGTGCAAGAAGGAAATGATGGATGTCAAGTTCATcgccgacacaaaaatggccgaCTCCAAACGAGAGCTGGAAATGCAGAAAGCCTCTTTCAACCAGGAAGTGAACACAAAG AAAGCAGAGGCTCAGCTGGCGTATGAGCTGCAGGCGGCCAAAGAGCAGCAGAAGATCCGTCTGGAGGAGATAGAAATCGAGGTGGTGCAGAGGAAGAAGCAGATCATGATCGAAGAGAAGGAGATCGACCGCACTGAAAAGGAGCTCATCGCCACCGTGAAGAGACCTGCTGAGGCTGAGGCCTACAAGATGCAGCAGCTGGCCGAGGGGCAGAA gataaaGAAGGTGCTAACAGCACAGGCAGAAGCCGAGAAGATCCGGTGTATCGGTGAAGCCGAGGCCGCCTCCATTGAAGCGGTGGGCAAAGCCGAGGCTGAGAAGATGAGGCTGAAGGCCGAAGCCTACCAGCAGTACGGAGACGCCGCCAAGACGGCTCTGGTCCTGGAGGCTCTACCCAAG attgCTAGCAAAGTGGCTGCCCCCCTGTCCAAGACCAACGAGATCGTCATCCTGAGTGGCGAGAGCAGCCGTGTGACCGGAGAGGTGACTCGCCTGCTGGCTGAGCTCCCCGTCTCTGTCAACGCCCTCACCGGTGTGGATCTGACCAAG ATCCCTCTGCTGCAGAAGATGACCAGCCCACAGTGCCAAGCAGCCATGTGA
- the LOC108233842 gene encoding flotillin-2a isoform X2 has protein sequence MGNCHTVGPNEALVVSGGCCGSDKKTYVVGGWAWAWWLISDIQRMSLEVMTILCRCENIETSEGVPLDVTGVAQVKVMVDDELLGYACEQFLGKSVIEIKSVILQTLEGHLRAILGTLTVEQIYQDRDKFATLVREVAAPDVGRMGIEILSFTIKDVYDKVEYLSSLGKTQTAAVQRDADIGVAEAERDAGIREAECKKEMMDVKFIADTKMADSKRELEMQKASFNQEVNTKKAEAQLAYELQAAKEQQKIRLEEIEIEVVQRKKQIMIEEKEIDRTEKELIATVKRPAEAEAYKMQQLAEGQKIKKVLTAQAEAEKIRCIGEAEAASIEAVGKAEAEKMRLKAEAYQQYGDAAKTALVLEALPKIASKVAAPLSKTNEIVILSGESSRVTGEVTRLLAELPVSVNALTGVDLTKIPLLQKMTSPQCQAAM, from the exons ATGGGAAACTGTCACACCGTCGGACCAAACGAGGCCCTGGTGGTTTCAG GTGGCTGCTGTGGTTCTGATAAGAAGACGTATGTGGTTGGAGGCTGGGCATGGGCTTGGTGGCTCATCTCTGACATCCAGAG AATGTCTCTGGAGGTTATGACCATCCTCTGTCGCTGTGAGAATATCGAAACCTCGGAGGGTGTTCCCCTGGATGTGACAGGGGTGGCTCAG GTGAAGGTGATGGTAGACGATGAGCTGCTGGGTTATGCCTGTGAACAGTTCCTGGGCAAGTCGGTGATAGAGATCAAGAGCGTCATCCTGCAGACCCTCGAGGGTCACCTACGTGCTATTCTTG GAACCCTCACTGTTGAGCAGATTTACCAAGACAGAGACAAATTTGCCACTTTAGTGCGAGAGGTGGCGGCTCCGGATGTTGGCCGCATGGGCATCGAGATCCTCAGCTTCACCATCAAA GATGTCTATGATAAAGTGGAGTACCTGAGCTCATTGGGTAAAACTCAGACGGCTGCAGTACAGAGGGACGCAGACATCGGAGTggcagaggcagagagagatgctggcatcagg GAAGCTGAGTGCAAGAAGGAAATGATGGATGTCAAGTTCATcgccgacacaaaaatggccgaCTCCAAACGAGAGCTGGAAATGCAGAAAGCCTCTTTCAACCAGGAAGTGAACACAAAG AAAGCAGAGGCTCAGCTGGCGTATGAGCTGCAGGCGGCCAAAGAGCAGCAGAAGATCCGTCTGGAGGAGATAGAAATCGAGGTGGTGCAGAGGAAGAAGCAGATCATGATCGAAGAGAAGGAGATCGACCGCACTGAAAAGGAGCTCATCGCCACCGTGAAGAGACCTGCTGAGGCTGAGGCCTACAAGATGCAGCAGCTGGCCGAGGGGCAGAA gataaaGAAGGTGCTAACAGCACAGGCAGAAGCCGAGAAGATCCGGTGTATCGGTGAAGCCGAGGCCGCCTCCATTGAAGCGGTGGGCAAAGCCGAGGCTGAGAAGATGAGGCTGAAGGCCGAAGCCTACCAGCAGTACGGAGACGCCGCCAAGACGGCTCTGGTCCTGGAGGCTCTACCCAAG attgCTAGCAAAGTGGCTGCCCCCCTGTCCAAGACCAACGAGATCGTCATCCTGAGTGGCGAGAGCAGCCGTGTGACCGGAGAGGTGACTCGCCTGCTGGCTGAGCTCCCCGTCTCTGTCAACGCCCTCACCGGTGTGGATCTGACCAAG ATCCCTCTGCTGCAGAAGATGACCAGCCCACAGTGCCAAGCAGCCATGTGA